In Brevinematales bacterium, one genomic interval encodes:
- a CDS encoding LysM peptidoglycan-binding domain-containing protein, whose product MKKRIGLMNGVLVAAVFLLVSCGGAPVKEMDEAKAALEKAKQADAKVYAVQEYKEAEDDFLMAVTYTNQNQNGDAKDKALSSKVKAEASYQLSIQNRAKVTFDNNNSLISQAKSVFADKIKSAEYAAAISNNMKVGKLIDQSNFTAAYDQGAPIGNSLKSIIAECRKLLDGAKVSLENVQSRYAWAEKSEIVKKYAMADLEQAKPLIADSASSLSAGDPKLSSDKSYEADKIITAALDKANAAYKKSLEKPVVKPQPDPDQQTDEELDKKKAEDEMKKANEALEKIKKDKEKKGSFLDNNTHTFTLSYSGIIYLGQAMPQIDSSQLIPETNKNNGLTAAEKEAMMPKEVPDEEVTVELVEKYYALAQDAYDKGEYLDAVDFAREAMRLAEILLNKQEGATYTVVLNVKDRDCLWKIAAKMYENNAWMWPIIWKANTDQIKDPDLIYPDQVFKIPPSLIK is encoded by the coding sequence ATGAAAAAGCGGATCGGTTTGATGAACGGGGTATTGGTAGCGGCGGTTTTTCTGCTGGTTTCCTGCGGCGGGGCTCCCGTAAAAGAAATGGACGAGGCGAAAGCCGCGTTGGAGAAAGCCAAACAGGCTGACGCGAAGGTCTACGCGGTTCAGGAGTATAAAGAGGCCGAAGACGATTTCCTGATGGCGGTCACCTACACCAATCAGAACCAGAACGGCGACGCTAAGGATAAAGCCCTTTCGTCCAAAGTTAAAGCCGAAGCATCCTATCAGCTTTCCATTCAGAACCGCGCCAAGGTCACCTTCGATAATAATAACTCCCTCATTTCGCAGGCGAAAAGTGTTTTCGCCGATAAGATCAAATCCGCCGAATATGCCGCGGCAATCTCGAATAATATGAAGGTCGGTAAACTGATCGATCAGTCGAATTTTACCGCCGCCTACGATCAGGGCGCGCCTATCGGGAATAGCCTGAAATCGATTATCGCCGAGTGCCGGAAACTGCTGGACGGCGCGAAGGTTTCGCTCGAGAACGTCCAGTCGCGTTACGCATGGGCGGAGAAGTCCGAGATCGTCAAGAAGTACGCGATGGCCGATTTGGAACAGGCCAAGCCGCTCATCGCGGATTCCGCATCGTCGCTGTCGGCGGGCGACCCGAAATTATCGTCTGATAAGTCCTATGAGGCGGACAAAATAATTACCGCCGCGCTCGATAAGGCTAACGCCGCCTATAAAAAATCGCTCGAGAAGCCGGTTGTCAAGCCCCAGCCCGATCCAGACCAGCAGACGGACGAGGAACTCGACAAGAAGAAGGCCGAGGACGAGATGAAGAAAGCCAACGAAGCTCTCGAGAAAATAAAGAAGGATAAAGAGAAGAAAGGGAGTTTCCTCGATAACAACACCCACACATTCACGCTTTCCTACTCCGGTATTATATATCTTGGTCAGGCTATGCCCCAGATCGACTCCTCCCAGCTTATCCCGGAGACCAACAAGAATAATGGGCTCACCGCCGCCGAGAAGGAAGCGATGATGCCGAAGGAAGTCCCCGACGAGGAAGTGACGGTCGAACTGGTGGAGAAGTACTACGCGCTCGCGCAGGACGCCTACGATAAGGGCGAATATCTCGACGCGGTGGATTTCGCGCGGGAGGCGATGCGTCTCGCGGAAATTCTGTTAAATAAGCAGGAGGGCGCTACTTACACGGTCGTCCTGAACGTCAAGGATCGCGACTGCCTATGGAAGATCGCCGCGAAGATGTATGAGAATAACGCGTGGATGTGGCCGATCATCTGGAAGGCGAACACCGACCAGATCAAGGACCCCGACCTGATCTATCCCGACCAGGTATTCAAGATACCGCCGTCATTGATTAAGTAA
- a CDS encoding N-6 DNA methylase yields the protein MSAGRSVNSQSQDWCTPPKYVNAVKEMYNGVIELDPCGSTYSIVGAKTEFILPFFDGLKEEWNYKNVYVNPPYGADRIRGTTIKDWLKKCAETNQKYHSEVLALVPVATNTAHWKHYVFGKASSVCFLYDTRLKFIINGSTDNKGAPMSCCMLYWGSNIQRFKDIFMKYGAVVNISDLIGEKAGYFCTKDNQSLFSETKDDLFLVK from the coding sequence ATGAGTGCGGGGAGAAGTGTTAATTCGCAATCGCAGGATTGGTGTACGCCTCCTAAGTATGTGAACGCGGTCAAAGAAATGTATAATGGGGTAATAGAATTAGACCCTTGTGGGAGTACTTATTCTATCGTGGGGGCAAAAACGGAATTTATTTTACCTTTTTTCGATGGGTTAAAAGAAGAGTGGAATTATAAAAATGTATATGTAAATCCTCCTTATGGTGCTGATAGAATTAGAGGAACAACGATTAAAGATTGGTTGAAGAAATGCGCTGAGACGAATCAAAAGTATCATTCGGAAGTTCTTGCATTGGTACCGGTAGCAACAAACACCGCGCATTGGAAACATTATGTATTTGGAAAAGCATCTTCTGTTTGTTTTCTGTACGATACCAGATTGAAATTTATTATAAATGGAAGTACAGATAATAAAGGGGCTCCTATGTCGTGTTGTATGTTGTACTGGGGTTCAAATATACAACGGTTTAAAGATATTTTTATGAAATACGGCGCGGTAGTGAATATTTCTGATTTGATTGGTGAAAAAGCAGGTTATTTTTGTACTAAGGATAATCAAAGTCTTTTTTCGGAAACTAAAGATGATTTATTTCTTGTAAAATAG
- a CDS encoding septal ring lytic transglycosylase RlpA family protein: MKIRGLIAILLMGISINLFSQLPKYLYGVASYYSDEYAGKKTASGDLYDPVKMTAAHKTLPFGTVVEVENLENGKKVIVMINDRGPVADGRLIDLSRAAAESLDFIKKGTSYVMVTMIKLGNGNTAGVNLSDYDTSKAPMTNTNSMASPTSPKPIMTEKLSNGVISIDYYVTNVVTKVLTKTNAIFVTNKIIKVVTNVYTNSVTSKIQTSQKVVENDISLNPIDTDAVNSDDNEFVIEEPFEEPFDPGIKTVKPNNTIKQSDNNITVKPANTAGTNNVIKKTNTLVPDKNVVDLNVPVDDLPEVDNSDIEDITIDVPEEKVAEDFTIDVPDEKVIEDKGPVVTGEVTPDILIAEDNTWDDTAITQEKSIIYDEIEIDVQNVDTQPVKPDKNVTPNKNTGKTDVVPDDKIIVVSPDELSDYKIATDKLNVDKVTPNKNTANINTQNDLGPIGDGEKYLIQVGAFKDLKNAQKLYDKLKGMGYNVIIRDSVVKGVLYYRVRIGYYDSLDTALMVANKMKAMNLPALMVKITVQSADE; the protein is encoded by the coding sequence ATGAAAATCAGAGGATTGATTGCGATTTTATTGATGGGAATATCCATAAATCTTTTCTCCCAGCTGCCCAAGTACCTATATGGGGTAGCGTCGTATTATAGCGACGAGTATGCCGGGAAAAAGACCGCCAGCGGCGATCTGTACGACCCCGTGAAGATGACCGCCGCGCATAAAACACTCCCGTTCGGTACGGTGGTCGAGGTGGAGAATCTCGAGAACGGGAAAAAGGTGATCGTGATGATCAACGACCGAGGGCCTGTCGCCGACGGACGCCTCATCGACCTCTCGCGCGCCGCGGCCGAATCCCTCGACTTTATCAAGAAGGGCACTTCCTACGTCATGGTCACCATGATTAAGCTGGGTAACGGGAATACCGCCGGGGTGAACCTCAGCGATTACGATACGTCAAAAGCCCCGATGACCAATACCAACTCCATGGCCTCGCCGACATCGCCGAAACCGATTATGACCGAGAAGCTCTCCAACGGGGTTATCTCGATCGATTATTATGTCACCAACGTTGTCACTAAAGTCCTGACGAAAACCAACGCGATCTTCGTGACCAATAAGATTATCAAGGTCGTGACGAATGTTTACACCAACTCGGTCACATCGAAGATACAGACTTCTCAAAAAGTGGTCGAGAACGATATCAGCCTGAACCCTATCGATACCGACGCGGTCAATAGCGACGATAACGAGTTTGTGATCGAGGAGCCCTTCGAGGAACCGTTCGACCCGGGTATCAAGACGGTTAAACCGAACAACACAATTAAACAGTCCGATAATAATATTACCGTAAAACCCGCGAACACCGCCGGTACGAATAACGTAATCAAGAAAACCAATACGCTCGTGCCCGACAAGAATGTCGTCGACCTCAATGTTCCCGTCGACGATCTCCCCGAGGTCGATAATTCCGATATCGAGGATATTACTATCGATGTGCCTGAGGAAAAGGTTGCCGAGGACTTTACGATTGACGTGCCCGATGAAAAAGTGATCGAGGACAAGGGGCCTGTCGTTACCGGCGAGGTCACTCCCGATATACTGATCGCCGAGGATAACACATGGGACGATACCGCAATCACCCAGGAGAAGTCGATCATTTATGACGAGATCGAGATAGACGTGCAGAACGTCGATACCCAGCCGGTCAAACCGGATAAGAATGTAACGCCGAATAAAAACACCGGTAAAACAGACGTGGTTCCTGATGACAAGATTATAGTGGTATCGCCGGACGAACTGTCGGACTATAAGATCGCTACCGATAAATTAAATGTCGATAAAGTGACGCCGAATAAAAACACAGCTAACATTAATACGCAAAACGATTTAGGCCCTATCGGCGACGGTGAGAAATATCTCATCCAGGTCGGCGCGTTTAAGGATCTGAAGAACGCGCAGAAACTTTACGACAAACTCAAGGGGATGGGGTATAATGTTATTATCCGCGATTCGGTGGTGAAGGGCGTACTGTATTACCGGGTACGAATCGGTTACTACGATTCTCTGGATACTGCTTTGATGGTAGCAAATAAAATGAAAGCGATGAACCTTCCCGCGCTGATGGTTAAAATAACGGTTCAAAGCGCCGACGAATAA